TCGGCGAACGAGGAGGTTCTCATCCCTGGCTACACTCACCTGCAGCGCGCACAGCCCGTACCGCTGGCTCATCATCTCCTTGCCTATGTGGAGATGCTCAACCGTGATTATGGTCGTTTGGGAGATGTCGCTCTCCGTATGGATGAGCTTCCCTTGGGATCCGGAGCTTTGGCCGCATCCACCCTGCTTCTGGATCGTGAGGCTATTGCTAAAGAACTTGGTTTCTCACGTGTGACTCAGAACAGCCTCGATGGCGTCAGTGACCGTGATTTTGCTCTCGAACTGCTCTCGACTCTGGCCATCGCCGGAATGCATCTCTCACGCCTCTCCGAGGATGTGGTCCTCTGGACCACCACGGAATTCGGATTTGCCCGCCTGAGCGATCGACACTCCACAGGCTCCAGTTTGATGCCGCAGAAGAAGAATCCCGACATCGCCGAACTGACCCGTGGAAAAACAGGTCGACTCTACGGGAACCTCTTCCGTCTTCTGACGGTTCTCAAAGGACTTCCCATGGCCTACAACCGAGACCTTCAGGAAGACAAGGAAGCCGTCTTCGATTCCGTGGATACGGCCCGCATGGCTCTTGCGGTGACTGCCGAGATGATGGCCGCGCTCGTGATTAATCAGGAGGCCGCAACGAAGGCCGCAAGTGACCCCTCGCTCTTGGCCACCGATCTGGCCGATGAGTTGGTCCGCAAGAACGTCCCCTTCCGTACCGCCCACGATCTGGTGGGCAAGCTTGCCGCCGAATCGTCCAAGACCGGCATTCCCATCGACCAGTTGCCCGTGGAGGTGATCCGCGAGCATTGCCCGCAGCTTTTGGACGAATGGAAGTCGATCTTTGATCCGATTCGCTCCCTGAAGGCCCGTGCCGCCATCGGTGCTCCGTCACCTGCGAATGTCTCTGCCCGCCTTGCTCACTGGCGCCAAATCCTAAATTAGGGAAGATCCCAAGGGATGGAACTGAACAAGATCTTCTCCTTCCGCGAGCAGGAGGACAAAGCCCGTCCCTTCATGGATCACCTCGGTGATCTTCGGGTGACGATCATCCGGATTGCAGTGACGCTTGTAGTAGCCATGGTCGGGGCGTTTTTCTTCCGGGACCTCCTTGCCGCAGTGATCCAACGTCCACTCATCGCCGTCGACCCAGTTCGCGCAAACTCTCTTCAGTCACTGGGAGTGGCGGATTCGATGACCATTTCCCTTCAGCTTTCTTTTTATGCCGGACTGGTGATTTCCTTTCCGCTCATCACCTTCTTCCTCGCCCAGTTTCTCTTTCCTGCACTCAAACCCGCCGAGCGCAAGATCCTCCTCCCCGTGTCCGCCTTCGGCCTCTTCCTCTTCCTGGGGGGGATCTCCTTTGCCTACCTGGTGGTGCTACCCGGCACGCTCGATTTCTTCTTCAAGGATGCCAAGGCCATGCATTGGACGCCGACCTGGACCGTGCGAGAGTACTATTCTTTCACAACGCAGTTCCTCATCGCCTTCGGGGTCGCCTTTGAGATGCCGATGGTGGTCCTGGCCCTTGTGAAACTCGGGTTCCTCACCGCTGAGAAGCTCCGCAAGACGCGCTCCGCCGCCATCGTCACCATCTTCACTGTGGCGGCCTTCATCACGCCGTCACCGGATCTGGTGACTTATCTCCTGATGGGCGTCCCGATGGTCGTCCTCTACGAGTTGTGTATTCTGCTCGCTCGCTGGGTCGAACCCAAGGTGGAGGCAATTTCACAGGGATAAAGGAGATGGAGGGGATTAAGGCTTGAGTCATTTATGGATCTTTGATGGGAGATTACCCATCCCTTTCATCCCCTTTATCCCTGTGAGTCTTCCCTTTATTTTCTCTGCGCCTCCGCGCCTCTGCGGGAAAAACTCACAATCCCTGTAACGCAAAAGAGCCGTGCCCTATCGGACACGGCTCTCTGTGATTTGTTATCGAGGAAACCTCAGAGGTTCATCTTGATCCCTTGGCCCAGGCCTTGTGCCATCGCCGCGTGTTCGGCATCCGAGCAAGCGGCATTCAGCGGCACGTCGGTCTTCACCTCGTTAGCTGATACAAGGCCCTTCTCGAGAAGGTAGGACTCGACTTCCTCACCGCTGATGTCGGGCAGCATGACTCCGTTGATCTCCACGCAGGGGGAGAGCGACTGGCCGCTGCGCTGCTCCATCTCGAACCGGAAGGCCGGATTCTGGATGATGTCCTTCTCTGTGTAGGGAAGGGAGTACTTGTCCATGATGGCACGTACTCCTTTGCTCCAACCGCAGGAGGTCTTGAGGTAGGCAGTGATTGCTGGCTGTGACATGGTGTGGTTAGCGAAGGGTTACTTGCTGCCCTGACCGGGACGATACTCTTCCTCGGCTGCCATGAGGGCTGCACCGAAGCTGACCATATCCTCGCCGCTCTTGACGGACTCGAGGGCCTCGCTCTCCTTGCGGAGCGCTTCCTCGCTGTAGCCGGTTGCCTTGATGGAAAGGCCGAGACGACGCTCGGTCTTGTCGATCTTGATGACTCGGGCCTCGACTTCCTGGCCGACCTTGAGGACATCCTTGACCTTCTCGACACGATCCTCGGTGATCTGAGAGATGTGAACGAGTCCGTCGATGGCTCCGGGGAGCTCGATGAAGGCGCCGAAGTTGGCGATCTTGGAGACTGTTCCCTTGACGACATCGCCAACCTTGAACTTACCCTCGATCTCCTTCCATGGATCTGTCTCGAGCTGCTTGACACCGAGGCTGATACGCTGATTGGCCTTGTCGATGTCGATGACGACTGCATCCACCTCGTCGCCCTTCTTGAGGACTTCGCTCGGGTGGTTGATCTTCTTGTTCCAGCTCAGATCGGAGACGTGCACCATGCCGTCGATACCTTCCTCAAGCTCCACGAAGGCGCCGTAGGCGGTCATGTTGCGGACCTGGCCGCGAACCTGCTTGCCGATGACATAACGCTGCTCGATCTCATCCCAAGGATTCGGCTCAAGCTGACGGACGCCAAGGGAGATCTTCTGATCCTCCTTGTTGACTCCAAGAACCACGGCCTCGATGTCCTGACCAAGGGTGAGGACGTCTGAAGGACGGGTGATGCGCTTGGTCCAGGAGAGCTCCGAGACGTGGATGAGACCCTCGATGCCTTCTTCAATCTGAATGAAAGCGCCGTAAGGCATGAGATTGGTAACCTTGCCCTTGATCTTCTGGCCAATCGGGAAGCGCTCTTCGAGACGATCCCAAGGATTGGACTGAAGCTGCTTGAGGCCAAGGGAGATGCGCTCCTTGTCCTTGTTGATTTCCAGGACCACGACCGTGAGGCGGTCGCCGGGCTTGACTGCCTCGCTCGGGTGAGTGAGACGTGCCCAGGACATGTCGGTGATATGAAGGAGTCCGTCGATACCATCGAGATCGAGGAAGGCCCCGAAGTCGGTGATGTTCTTGACGGTACCCTCGACCTTGTCACCGGCACTCATGGTGCCGAGGAACTGCTGGCGGCGCTCACTGCGCTCGGCCTCGATCAGTTCACGACGGCTGAGGACGACGTTCTTGCGATCCTCGTTGAGCTTGACGATCTTGAAGTCGTAGGTATTGCCGACAAACTGGGTGAGATCCTTGGGAGGATTGATGTCCACCTGGGAAGCGGGGAGGAAAGCCTCGACGCCGACATTGACGATGAGACCGCCTTTAACGACCGATTTGACACGGCCCTTGATGATGCCCTCTGCCTCGAACAGTTTGACGATCTTCGACCAGTTCTGACGCTGGGAAGCTTTCAGTCGGGAGAGGATGACCATGCCGAGGTCGTTTTCGAGACGTTCGAGTAGTACCTCGACCTCGTCACCGACCTGGATCTCCTCGGGATTGTCGAATTCCGATGCGGAAACCACACCCTCGGACTTGTAGCCGATATCGATGAGGAATTCCTTGGGACGCTTCTCGAGAATGTGGCCCTTGACGATGCTGCCTTCGCGGTAGTTCTTAACCGAGGCTGCGATGAGTTGCTGAAGTTCAGCGATTGTTGTTGTCATGATGTATTGAATAACTTCTACGGAGAGATTGTTGCCAATCCGTCCTACCGCGACTCCTTTTAAGTGACGGCAGAAGAGCAGAAAATAGTAGCAATCCCTGCTTGCAGGGCAATGAATTTCTCTCACACTTTAGTTCTCCCTTTTTCGAGAATACCCGATCATGCCCGAACTTGTTGTACCCATTCCGCTCCATGCCCTCACTCTGGAGGATCTTGAGGAGAGCCTGACCGCGCTGGAGCAGCCTGCTTACCGTGCCAAGCAGATCATGGAGTGGGCGTATGAGAGGGAGAAGCGCGTCGAGTCATGGGAGGCCATGAAGAATCTCCCTGCGGTTCTGCGTTCGGCACTTGCCGAGAAACATCCTATCCGCCTACCCGAGGTGGTGACCGTGAGCGGTTCGGAGGATACGACGCGCAAATTCCTTCTTCGTCTCCACGACGGGGAGTTGATCGAAGCAGTGCTGATCCCTGCATCGCCAGCACTCTATGGAGAGGAATCCGACCGACGAACCCTCTGCGTTTCGTCCCAGGTCGGATGCGCTTATGGTTGCAAGTTCTGCGCCAGCGGCCTGGACGGATGGAAGCGCCACCTGTCAGTTGACGAGATCGTCTCCCAAGTTTTGCTCGCG
The genomic region above belongs to Verrucomicrobiota bacterium and contains:
- a CDS encoding 30S ribosomal protein S1, whose amino-acid sequence is MTTTIAELQQLIAASVKNYREGSIVKGHILEKRPKEFLIDIGYKSEGVVSASEFDNPEEIQVGDEVEVLLERLENDLGMVILSRLKASQRQNWSKIVKLFEAEGIIKGRVKSVVKGGLIVNVGVEAFLPASQVDINPPKDLTQFVGNTYDFKIVKLNEDRKNVVLSRRELIEAERSERRQQFLGTMSAGDKVEGTVKNITDFGAFLDLDGIDGLLHITDMSWARLTHPSEAVKPGDRLTVVVLEINKDKERISLGLKQLQSNPWDRLEERFPIGQKIKGKVTNLMPYGAFIQIEEGIEGLIHVSELSWTKRITRPSDVLTLGQDIEAVVLGVNKEDQKISLGVRQLEPNPWDEIEQRYVIGKQVRGQVRNMTAYGAFVELEEGIDGMVHVSDLSWNKKINHPSEVLKKGDEVDAVVIDIDKANQRISLGVKQLETDPWKEIEGKFKVGDVVKGTVSKIANFGAFIELPGAIDGLVHISQITEDRVEKVKDVLKVGQEVEARVIKIDKTERRLGLSIKATGYSEEALRKESEALESVKSGEDMVSFGAALMAAEEEYRPGQGSK
- the tatC gene encoding twin-arginine translocase subunit TatC — translated: MELNKIFSFREQEDKARPFMDHLGDLRVTIIRIAVTLVVAMVGAFFFRDLLAAVIQRPLIAVDPVRANSLQSLGVADSMTISLQLSFYAGLVISFPLITFFLAQFLFPALKPAERKILLPVSAFGLFLFLGGISFAYLVVLPGTLDFFFKDAKAMHWTPTWTVREYYSFTTQFLIAFGVAFEMPMVVLALVKLGFLTAEKLRKTRSAAIVTIFTVAAFITPSPDLVTYLLMGVPMVVLYELCILLARWVEPKVEAISQG
- the argH gene encoding argininosuccinate lyase, which codes for MRHGRFEESISTLLRDYGESISFDWRLYRHDIRGSVAHARALLKAGFLTQAEFSSIEQGLNAIGEEIAAGKFEFSVDLEDIHMNIEKELTNRIGDAGAKLHTARSRNDQVATDLRLYLRDEITALQSGVRTLQTALVGLASANEEVLIPGYTHLQRAQPVPLAHHLLAYVEMLNRDYGRLGDVALRMDELPLGSGALAASTLLLDREAIAKELGFSRVTQNSLDGVSDRDFALELLSTLAIAGMHLSRLSEDVVLWTTTEFGFARLSDRHSTGSSLMPQKKNPDIAELTRGKTGRLYGNLFRLLTVLKGLPMAYNRDLQEDKEAVFDSVDTARMALAVTAEMMAALVINQEAATKAASDPSLLATDLADELVRKNVPFRTAHDLVGKLAAESSKTGIPIDQLPVEVIREHCPQLLDEWKSIFDPIRSLKARAAIGAPSPANVSARLAHWRQILN
- a CDS encoding glutaredoxin, translated to MSQPAITAYLKTSCGWSKGVRAIMDKYSLPYTEKDIIQNPAFRFEMEQRSGQSLSPCVEINGVMLPDISGEEVESYLLEKGLVSANEVKTDVPLNAACSDAEHAAMAQGLGQGIKMNL